In one window of Juglans regia cultivar Chandler chromosome 3, Walnut 2.0, whole genome shotgun sequence DNA:
- the LOC118348018 gene encoding uncharacterized protein LOC118348018 translates to MVKSYVQSSSCQNKLGFINGTLSKPKKTSDPLHEAWERCNDLVVSWLHNSINPTLKSSIALVDDAKQIWEELKDRFIQQNGHRIFQLKKSLTSLQQENDSVSVYFGKLKTLWDELLIYDPMPDCKCGKLSVLLDRYQRDCVIQFLMGLNDSYSISRDQIMLLDPLPPINKIFSMIQQQEMQHTMISVIPSPDSMALAVKQPYTIYKTFSKPTQQLKRDRPFCTHCKIQGHSLENCFKAGNAQAPVCTHCHITGHIADKCYKLHGYLAGHKLYGKIKPSRFSSVNMTSLEPEDPSDTKFNLTKDQYQQLLSLLQPKEVSIANHSINNVQTDCSHSSTMNGPFVMDHDWHG, encoded by the exons ATGGTCAAGAGCTATGTGCAGAGCTCTTCGTGCCAAAACAAGCTGGGTTTTATTAATGGCACTTTATCCAAACCCAAAAAGACCTCTGACCCTCTTCATGAAGCCTGGGAAAGATGTAATGATTTAGTTGTATCATGGCTTCACAACTCAATCAATCCAACTCTCAAATCCAGCATTGCTTTGGTGGATGATGCTAAGCAAATCTGGGAAGAGCTCAAAGATCGATTCATTCAACAAAATGGGCATCGAATCTTTCAGCTCAAGAAGTCCCTAACAAGTTTGCAACAAGAAAATGATTCAGTCAGTGTTTATTTTGGCAAACTTAAAACTCTATGGGATGAACTTCTTATATATGACCCAATGCCCGATTGTAAATGTGGCAAACTTTCTGTGTTACTTGATAGGTACCAGAGGGATTGTGTTATACAATTCCTCATGGGCTTAAATGATTCTTACAGTATCAGTCGTGACCAAATCATGCTACTGGATCCATTGCCTCCcattaacaaaattttttccATGATCCAGCAGCAGGAGATGCAACATACCATGATTTCTGTCATCCCTTCACCAGATTCTATGGCTCTTGCTGTTAAACAaccatatactatatataaaacctTTTCCAAACCAACTCAACAACTCAAGCGTGATAGACCATTTTGTACTCATTGTAAGATTCAGGGTCATTCTCTAGAAAACTGCTTCAAGGCAGGGAATGCACAAGCACCAGTTTGCACTCACTGTCACATAACTGGTCACATAGCAGACAAGTGCTACAAATTACATGGCTATCTAGCTGGTCACAAGTTATATGGTAAGATCAAGCCATCTAGATTCTCTTCTGTCAACATGACATCACTCGAGCCAGAGGATCCATCAGATACTAAATTCAACCTTACCAAGGATCAGTATCAGCAACTTTTATCTCTATTGCAGCCCAAGGAAGTCTCCATTGCAAATCATTCAATCAATAATGTCCAGACAGATTGTTCTCATTCCTCCACTATGAATG GACCTTTTGTCATGGACCACGATTGGCATGGGTGA